One Cicer arietinum cultivar CDC Frontier isolate Library 1 chromosome 8, Cicar.CDCFrontier_v2.0, whole genome shotgun sequence DNA segment encodes these proteins:
- the LOC101504876 gene encoding protein FANTASTIC FOUR 3-like, producing MAAIVCHGLSSCLDSQLVESRIHNLRLPSPKPLTPQPIDLPFKSCFWESNNKPNCEDNINKSNTLKSNSNEDSWSSIQALSKSNVFQVTKEKEQNYVDPNVKLSWLQLSPKSLELCTENLGNETGTDIPESGFEFFSSTTIEEKKEQRKSSCQNLVGEKVRTKNFPPPLKSMRGSESLRVRPHREDGRLVIEVTKVPSSGSCFQAERSNGRLRLSFWSDSQEDVEDNQDFEEEFKTQMSEKREDDEEEGEEEEEEEEEEEEESIDNENEEGKTRVGECIIERKVNGWNIENEVRMENYERGSRRRCKEGKHENNEMLVNWGEPIWLALATS from the coding sequence ATGGCTGCAATAGTGTGCCATGGATTATCTTCATGTCTTGATTCACAACTAGttgaatcaagaatccataatCTTCGTTTACCTTCACCAAAACCATTAACCCCTCAACCTATTGATTTACCTTTCAAGAGTTGTTTTTGGGAATCAAATAACAAACCCAATTGTGAAGACAACATTAATAAAAGCAACACTTTAAAATCCAATTCCAATGAAGATAGTTGGAGTTCCATTCAAGCACTTTCAAAATCCAATGTCTTCCAAGTAACTaaagaaaaagaacaaaacTATGTTGATCCCAATGTGAAGCTTTCATGGCTTCAACTTAGCCCTAAAAGTTTGGAACTTTGCACTGAGAATTTAGGGAATGAAACAGGTACTGATATTCCAGAGAGTGGCTTTGAATTCTTCTCTTCAACCACCattgaagagaaaaaagagCAAAGAAAAAGTTCATGTCAAAATTTGGTAGGTGAGAAAGTGAGAACAAAGAATTTTCCACCACCTTTGAAGAGTATGAGAGGATCAGAATCTCTAAGAGTTAGACCTCATAGAGAAGATGGAAGGTTAGTGATTGAGGTTACAAAAGTTCCATCAAGTGGTTCTTGCTTCCAAGCAGAAAGAAGCAATGGACGCCTTCGCCTTTCGTTTTGGAGTGACTCTCAAGAAGATGTTGAAGACAATCAAGATTTTGAAGAAGAGTTTAAAACTCAAATGAGCGAAAAAagagaagatgatgaagaagaaggcgaagaagaagaagaagaagaagaagaagaagaagaagaaagtatTGATAATGAGAATGAGGAGGGAAAGACACGTGTCGGTGAGTGTATTATAGAGAGAAAAGTCAACGGTTGGAATATTGAGAATGAAGTGAGAATGGAAAATTATGAGAGGGGAAGTAGAAGGAGATGCAAAGAAGGTAAACATGAAAACAATGAAATGTTGGTAAATTGGGGGGAACCTATTTGGTTAGCATTGGCAACTTCATAA